A genomic window from Brevibacillus agri includes:
- a CDS encoding D-alanine--D-alanine ligase, with the protein MGTEKIRLGIIYGGKSSEHEVSLRTALSIMKAVDANKYEVTPIYVQLDGSWVKGEALAGQLPEKIDALRLTTGDQAINQATGSGQELIPASKPASLFSIGQQVDVIFPVVHGPNGEDGTIQGMLELANLPYVGTGVMASAVGMDKWMMKTVFAQVGLPQVKYVGLLRSQWEKNPEEVAENIERKLGYPCFVKPANMGSSVGISKAKNRAELVQALNLAARFDRRLIVEEFVQARELEIGVLGNEELVTSVVGEIIAAKEFYDYEAKYKGAGTELSIPAVIPEHVADGIADIAKKAFQALDGSGLSRVDFFWDEKNDKLYINEVNTMPGFTPFSMYPMLFQAAGVSYSELIDRLVQLALERHADKQRNIVEAEGLE; encoded by the coding sequence ATGGGAACAGAAAAAATCCGTCTGGGAATTATTTATGGGGGAAAATCCTCGGAGCACGAGGTTTCTTTGCGGACAGCCTTGTCGATCATGAAGGCTGTGGATGCGAATAAATACGAGGTAACGCCAATTTACGTGCAATTGGACGGCTCCTGGGTAAAAGGAGAGGCGCTGGCAGGCCAACTGCCGGAAAAAATCGACGCGCTGCGCTTGACGACAGGCGACCAGGCGATCAACCAGGCAACCGGATCGGGACAGGAACTCATCCCGGCGAGCAAGCCGGCTTCGTTGTTTTCCATCGGCCAGCAGGTAGATGTGATCTTTCCGGTCGTCCACGGCCCAAACGGCGAGGACGGCACGATTCAGGGGATGCTCGAGCTTGCCAACCTGCCTTATGTCGGCACGGGCGTCATGGCCTCCGCGGTCGGCATGGACAAATGGATGATGAAAACCGTCTTCGCCCAAGTCGGTTTGCCGCAGGTCAAGTACGTCGGTCTTTTGCGCTCGCAATGGGAGAAAAACCCCGAGGAAGTCGCGGAAAACATCGAGCGCAAACTCGGCTATCCGTGCTTTGTCAAGCCAGCGAACATGGGCTCTAGCGTCGGGATCAGCAAGGCGAAAAACCGTGCGGAGCTGGTGCAAGCGCTCAATCTGGCTGCCCGTTTTGACCGCAGACTGATCGTGGAAGAGTTTGTTCAGGCGCGGGAGCTGGAAATTGGCGTACTCGGCAACGAGGAGCTTGTGACGTCTGTGGTGGGCGAGATCATCGCCGCCAAGGAATTTTACGATTACGAAGCCAAGTACAAGGGAGCGGGCACAGAGTTGTCCATTCCTGCCGTCATTCCCGAGCATGTCGCAGACGGGATCGCCGACATTGCGAAAAAAGCGTTCCAGGCGCTGGATGGTTCCGGGCTCTCCCGCGTCGACTTTTTCTGGGACGAGAAAAATGACAAACTGTACATCAACGAAGTGAACACGATGCCAGGCTTCACGCCGTTCAGCATGTACCCGATGCTGTTTCAGGCAGCGGGTGTCAGCTACAGCGAGCTGATTGACCGCCTGGTGCAGCTCGCGCTCGAGCGCCACGCAGACAAGCAGCGCAACATCGTCGAAGCGGAAGGGTTGGAATAG
- a CDS encoding class I SAM-dependent rRNA methyltransferase, translated as MARVLLNQHRKKRLEAGHPWVFQSEVLEIQGEVVPGEIVEVTNHKGHFLAKGYINPASQMIVRILSYDPNEAIDYAFFLRKIRQAAQFRDRFVDNPRACRVIYGEADFLPGLIVDRYEDTLVVQVLSLGMEKRIDWISDALVEVFAPTGIYLRNDVPVRKLEGLAEGKGVLYGECPREVLIEENGLKYYVDIVEGQKTGFFYDQRENRASIAPLMKGWGEKHGITLQQVETDGEQKLMPVDKRGKVVKNPFWDGAEVLECFTHTGSFTLNACKHGAKKVTALDISEHAIETAKRNITLNGFLHRVEFVVANAFDYLRENVEAGKSWDVVILDPPAFAKSRGAVKGACRGYKDINLNGMKLVRPGGFLVTASCSYHMSPELFLETIQEAAVDAKKILRLIEWRGAGKDHPQISGADEAHYLKFAIFEVRDRK; from the coding sequence ATGGCGAGAGTGCTACTGAATCAGCATCGGAAAAAGCGGCTAGAAGCGGGCCACCCGTGGGTTTTTCAGTCGGAAGTATTGGAAATTCAGGGCGAGGTCGTGCCGGGTGAGATCGTCGAAGTGACGAACCACAAAGGACACTTTTTGGCAAAAGGCTACATCAACCCAGCATCGCAAATGATCGTGCGCATTTTGAGCTACGACCCGAACGAAGCGATCGACTATGCGTTTTTCTTGCGCAAAATCAGACAAGCTGCACAGTTTCGCGACAGATTTGTGGACAACCCGCGCGCCTGCCGCGTCATTTACGGCGAGGCCGATTTTTTGCCTGGGCTGATCGTGGACCGCTACGAGGATACGCTGGTCGTACAAGTTCTTTCGCTGGGCATGGAAAAGCGGATCGACTGGATTTCCGATGCGCTCGTGGAAGTGTTTGCGCCGACGGGCATCTATTTGCGCAACGACGTGCCTGTGCGCAAGCTGGAAGGGCTGGCGGAAGGAAAAGGCGTTCTGTACGGAGAATGTCCGCGTGAAGTATTGATCGAGGAAAACGGTCTGAAGTACTATGTGGATATCGTCGAGGGGCAAAAAACCGGATTTTTCTACGACCAGCGGGAAAACCGCGCTTCGATCGCGCCATTGATGAAAGGGTGGGGCGAAAAGCACGGCATTACACTACAGCAGGTAGAAACAGATGGCGAGCAAAAGCTCATGCCCGTCGACAAGCGGGGAAAAGTAGTCAAAAATCCGTTCTGGGACGGGGCAGAGGTGCTGGAGTGCTTCACGCATACAGGCTCGTTCACGCTGAACGCCTGCAAGCACGGGGCGAAAAAAGTGACGGCGCTCGACATCTCCGAGCACGCCATCGAAACGGCGAAGCGCAACATCACCTTGAACGGCTTTTTGCACCGCGTCGAGTTTGTCGTAGCCAATGCGTTTGACTATTTGCGGGAAAACGTGGAGGCGGGCAAAAGCTGGGACGTGGTCATTCTCGATCCGCCAGCTTTCGCCAAGTCGCGTGGCGCAGTCAAAGGCGCCTGCCGCGGTTACAAGGATATCAACCTGAACGGGATGAAGCTCGTCCGTCCGGGCGGTTTTTTGGTCACTGCCTCCTGCTCGTACCATATGTCGCCGGAGCTGTTTTTGGAAACGATCCAGGAAGCGGCCGTCGATGCGAAAAAAATCTTGCGGCTGATCGAGTGGCGCGGAGCCGGGAAAGACCACCCGCAAATCAGCGGGGCCGACGAAGCGCATTACTTGAAGTTCGCCATTTTTGAAGTGCGCGATCGCAAGTAG
- a CDS encoding Na/Pi cotransporter family protein has translation MMFSILAPFTLGLCFFLLGMYAMRTGFQNLAGKKMEEWMSRFTRTPYHSFWVGLIATFVLQSSSAVTVLTIGLTNAGIIQFAQTVGIILGTNLGTTVTTELVALKLESFAIPMLLVGVALWLMPRPNVRCTGLVIAGFGLIFLGIDTLKLMAKPLEQSETFRSLFLESSHSIWIGLVTGIIFTALIHSGSATTVITMGLLTHQILSMETALAIVLGANIGTCFTAVIAAIGTNTASKQVAWCHTLFNVAGAIVFLPFLSQLAQVSAFLTASPSMQIAHSQTLFNLICSMAALPFVPQIARFIQWIIPDKRQPPTPTVWLKKKTG, from the coding sequence GTGATGTTCTCCATCCTCGCCCCGTTTACGCTCGGGCTCTGTTTTTTTCTGCTTGGTATGTATGCGATGCGGACCGGCTTTCAAAATCTGGCAGGCAAAAAAATGGAAGAATGGATGTCGCGCTTCACCCGCACGCCCTACCATAGCTTCTGGGTCGGACTGATCGCCACGTTTGTCCTGCAAAGCTCCAGCGCCGTAACCGTCCTGACCATCGGCCTGACCAATGCGGGCATCATCCAGTTCGCCCAGACAGTCGGCATCATCCTCGGGACCAATCTGGGCACAACGGTGACGACAGAGCTGGTCGCATTGAAACTGGAGTCGTTTGCCATCCCGATGTTGCTCGTCGGCGTGGCTCTCTGGCTGATGCCCCGCCCGAACGTTCGCTGCACAGGGCTTGTCATTGCGGGCTTCGGCCTGATCTTCCTCGGGATTGATACGTTGAAGCTGATGGCAAAGCCGTTGGAACAGTCCGAGACGTTCCGCTCCCTTTTCCTGGAAAGCAGCCACTCCATCTGGATCGGGCTTGTCACCGGGATCATTTTCACCGCGCTCATCCACAGCGGATCAGCGACGACCGTCATTACGATGGGGCTGCTCACCCATCAGATTTTGTCCATGGAGACAGCGCTTGCCATCGTGCTTGGGGCCAATATCGGCACATGCTTCACCGCTGTCATTGCCGCGATCGGAACGAATACGGCCTCGAAGCAGGTTGCCTGGTGCCATACGCTCTTCAACGTCGCAGGCGCGATTGTCTTTTTGCCTTTTTTATCCCAGCTTGCCCAGGTCAGCGCCTTTTTAACGGCAAGCCCTTCGATGCAAATCGCCCATTCGCAGACGCTCTTCAATCTGATCTGCTCCATGGCCGCCTTGCCGTTTGTGCCCCAGATTGCCCGCTTCATCCAGTGGATCATTCCAGATAAGCGGCAGCCGCCTACACCGACCGTATGGCTTAAAAAGAAAACGGGATGA